Proteins encoded together in one Schumannella luteola window:
- a CDS encoding ClpP family protease, which produces MTENKIPVFDQGVRRELYERRVLVLDGVLDDDNGTLLATQLIALATESETRDIDLWIHSPGGSVPSMLAIRDVMRAIPNDVSTLVLGIAYSAGQFLLSAGTKGKRRALPHARVLLHQGSSGIGGAAVDVELQAHDLRHTRDTVLGLISDDTGQPRERVFDDSLHDHWYTAQEALDYGFIDKIVTRFDEFRPGERDRAAVTGFRAEVAR; this is translated from the coding sequence ATGACCGAGAACAAGATCCCCGTCTTCGACCAGGGTGTGCGGCGCGAGCTCTACGAGCGGCGCGTGCTCGTGCTCGACGGCGTGCTCGACGACGACAACGGCACCCTGCTCGCGACCCAGCTGATCGCGCTCGCGACCGAGAGCGAGACGCGCGACATCGACCTCTGGATCCACTCGCCCGGCGGCTCGGTGCCGTCGATGCTGGCGATCCGCGACGTCATGCGCGCCATCCCGAACGACGTGTCGACGCTCGTGCTCGGCATCGCCTACAGCGCGGGGCAGTTCCTGCTCTCGGCCGGCACGAAGGGCAAGCGGCGCGCCCTGCCGCACGCCCGCGTGCTGCTGCACCAGGGCTCGTCGGGCATCGGCGGCGCCGCGGTCGACGTCGAGCTGCAGGCCCACGATCTGCGCCACACCCGCGACACGGTGCTCGGACTCATCAGCGATGACACCGGCCAGCCGCGCGAGCGCGTGTTCGACGACTCGCTGCACGACCACTGGTACACGGCGCAGGAGGCGCTCGACTACGGCTTCATCGACAAGATCGTGACCCGCTTCGACGAGTTCCGTCCCGGCGAGCGCGACCGCGCCGCCGTCACCGGGTTCCGTGCGGAGGTCGCCCGATGA
- a CDS encoding ClpP family protease yields the protein MSSYTIPNVIARDARGDRIMDVYSHLLTERIIYLGTGIDAGVANALIAQLLHLASDSTDTDIQLYINCEGGDPSAMLAIYDTMRFIQPDVATTCVGQAVGVGAALLAAGAAGKRAVLPHARIVLHQPAAQGRGAIPDLILAADEVVRQRGEMEQILADHTGQTVETLRADTDHDRVFTAAAAQAYGLADHVLAPAPPRTPRPLRA from the coding sequence ATGAGCAGCTACACGATCCCCAACGTCATCGCCCGGGATGCGCGCGGCGACCGCATCATGGACGTCTACTCGCACCTGCTCACCGAGCGCATCATCTACCTCGGCACCGGCATCGACGCGGGCGTCGCGAACGCGCTCATCGCGCAGCTGCTGCACCTCGCGTCCGACAGCACCGACACCGACATCCAGCTCTACATCAACTGCGAGGGCGGCGACCCGAGCGCGATGCTCGCGATCTACGACACGATGCGCTTCATCCAGCCGGATGTCGCGACGACCTGCGTGGGCCAGGCCGTCGGCGTGGGCGCTGCGCTGCTGGCAGCGGGCGCGGCCGGCAAGCGGGCGGTGCTGCCGCACGCGCGGATCGTGCTGCACCAGCCGGCGGCGCAGGGGCGCGGGGCGATCCCCGACCTGATCCTCGCGGCGGATGAGGTGGTGCGCCAGCGCGGGGAGATGGAGCAGATCCTCGCCGACCACACGGGCCAGACCGTCGAGACGCTGCGCGCCGACACCGACCACGACCGTGTCTTCACGGCCGCCGCAGCCCAGGCCTACGGCCTCGCCGACCACGTGCTCGCGCCCGCTCCCCCGCGCACCCCGCGCCCCCTCCGCGCCTGA
- a CDS encoding catalase — MKRETHVTDAKTTTNSGAPVASDQHSQSVGPDGAIALTDHYLVEKLAQFNRERVPERVVHAKGGGAFGTLQVTHDVSQYTHAALFQPEVETELLIRFSTVAGEQGSPDTWRDPRGFAIKFYTSEGNYDLVGNNTPVFFIRDGIKFPDFIRSQKRLPGSHLRDNDMQWDFWTLQPESAHQVTWLMGDRGLPKSWRHMDGFGSHTYQWINAAGERFWVKYHFRTKQGNEFLPQAEADRLAGSDADLHIRDLYDSIENGDFPQWDLSVQVMPYDEAAGYRFNPFDLTKVWPKSDYPLIPVGTVTLNRNPENYFAEIEQAAFAPSNFVPGIAASPDKMLQARIFSYADAHRYRVGTNHAQLPVNAPKNEAHSYSKDGASRFGFEHPSVPVYAPNSFGGPHADPAAHGDDRGWQNDGELVRSAATLHAEDDDFGQARTLVNEVLDDAARERLVGNIAGHVGKTTIPDIRERALQYWDSVDAELGRRVREAVSPIENPRETLVPAPVPTPAGPAQG; from the coding sequence ATGAAACGAGAGACACACGTGACCGACGCGAAGACCACGACCAACTCCGGCGCCCCCGTCGCCAGTGACCAGCACTCCCAGTCCGTCGGGCCGGACGGCGCGATCGCGCTGACCGACCACTACCTGGTCGAGAAGCTCGCCCAGTTCAACCGCGAGCGCGTGCCCGAGCGCGTGGTGCACGCCAAGGGCGGCGGCGCCTTCGGCACCCTGCAGGTCACCCACGACGTGTCGCAGTACACGCACGCGGCCCTGTTCCAGCCCGAGGTCGAGACCGAGCTGCTCATCCGCTTCTCCACCGTCGCCGGCGAGCAGGGCAGCCCCGACACGTGGCGCGACCCCCGCGGATTCGCGATCAAGTTCTACACGAGCGAGGGCAACTACGACCTCGTCGGCAACAACACCCCCGTCTTCTTCATCAGAGACGGCATCAAGTTCCCCGACTTCATCCGCTCGCAGAAGCGCCTGCCCGGCAGCCACCTGCGCGACAACGACATGCAGTGGGACTTCTGGACGCTGCAGCCCGAGAGCGCGCACCAGGTCACCTGGCTGATGGGCGACCGCGGCCTGCCGAAGAGCTGGCGCCACATGGACGGCTTCGGCTCGCACACCTACCAGTGGATCAACGCCGCCGGCGAGCGCTTCTGGGTCAAGTACCACTTCCGCACGAAGCAGGGCAACGAGTTCCTGCCGCAGGCCGAGGCCGACCGTCTCGCCGGCTCGGACGCCGACCTGCACATCCGCGACCTCTACGACTCGATCGAGAACGGCGACTTCCCGCAGTGGGATCTCAGCGTTCAGGTCATGCCCTACGACGAGGCCGCCGGCTACCGCTTCAACCCCTTCGACCTCACCAAGGTGTGGCCCAAGAGCGACTACCCGCTCATCCCGGTCGGAACGGTCACGCTGAACCGCAACCCCGAGAACTACTTCGCCGAGATCGAGCAGGCCGCCTTCGCGCCGTCGAACTTCGTTCCCGGCATCGCGGCCAGCCCCGACAAGATGCTGCAGGCCCGCATCTTCAGCTACGCGGATGCGCACCGCTACCGCGTGGGCACCAACCACGCGCAGCTGCCGGTCAACGCCCCGAAGAACGAGGCGCACAGCTACTCGAAGGACGGCGCCTCGCGCTTCGGCTTTGAGCACCCCAGCGTGCCGGTCTACGCGCCGAACTCCTTCGGCGGACCGCACGCCGACCCGGCCGCCCACGGCGACGACCGCGGCTGGCAGAACGACGGCGAGCTCGTGCGCTCGGCCGCGACCCTGCACGCCGAGGACGACGACTTCGGCCAGGCCCGCACCCTCGTCAACGAGGTGCTGGATGACGCGGCCCGCGAGCGCCTCGTCGGCAACATCGCCGGGCACGTCGGCAAGACGACGATCCCCGACATCCGCGAGCGCGCCCTGCAGTACTGGGACTCGGTGGATGCGGAGCTCGGCCGCCGCGTGCGCGAGGCCGTCTCGCCGATCGAGAACCCGCGCGAGACCCTCGTGCCGGCTCCGGTGCCGACCCCCGCGGGTCCCGCCCAGGGCTGA
- a CDS encoding Fur family transcriptional regulator produces the protein MDDLAVHAEPAVDADAAALRSAGLKVTRGRLAALRLLQRMPHSDAETIHRHAAADEPTLSVQSMHNVLTDLTRAGLLRRIEPERSAALYERRVGDNHHHVVCRTCGKVADVDCVVGHAPCLAPSDAGGFAIDTAEVVFWGLCADCR, from the coding sequence ATGGACGACCTCGCAGTTCACGCCGAGCCGGCGGTCGACGCCGACGCGGCGGCGCTGCGATCGGCCGGGCTCAAGGTCACCCGCGGCCGGCTGGCCGCTCTGCGCCTGCTGCAGCGCATGCCGCACAGCGACGCCGAGACCATCCACCGCCACGCGGCGGCCGACGAGCCCACCCTCTCGGTGCAGTCGATGCACAACGTGCTGACCGACCTCACCAGGGCCGGACTTCTGCGTCGCATCGAACCGGAGCGCTCCGCCGCTCTGTACGAGCGCCGCGTGGGCGACAACCACCACCACGTGGTCTGTCGCACGTGCGGCAAGGTCGCCGACGTCGACTGCGTCGTCGGGCACGCCCCGTGCCTGGCGCCCAGCGACGCCGGGGGCTTCGCCATCGACACCGCCGAGGTCGTCTTCTGGGGGCTGTGCGCCGACTGCCGGTGA
- a CDS encoding glyceraldehyde-3-phosphate dehydrogenase, which yields MQRSTPSARHEALISWADTQSQAERLIPLLGRLHRERGVVTSLYGRRLINLSAIDVVKAHRFGRHADAFQIPIDRTVELAEALLEAGTRGLSVDLAALLADHREARVAEPQLTLAEFLERELPAPSADELVAQTAGRDVVLYGFGRIGRLVARILINHAGSGGGPRLRAIVVRRGSDDDLVKRASLLRRDSIHGPFEGTISVDHDAETILANGTLIQVIYADDPREVDYSAHGISDAILIDNTGRWRDEAGLRQHLERPGIARVLLTAPGKGDLPNIVHGVNSDSIGEAQIVSAASCTTNAVTPVLKVLDDAFGVERGHIETIHSFTNDQNLIDNFHKADRRGRAAGLNMVITETGAAKAVAKALPKFEGKLTGNAIRVPTPDVSIVILNLELSREVTAAEINDLIRVTSVRSPLRRQVGYVESPDAVSTDFLGARQTGIVDGLATVADGRHIVVYVWYDNEFGYSHQVVRIAEHLAGARPASGSWRAYPIAAPVVAGATERPASAPERVGDDLVTSDV from the coding sequence ATGCAGCGTTCCACTCCCTCCGCCCGTCACGAGGCCCTCATCTCCTGGGCCGACACCCAGTCGCAGGCCGAGCGCCTCATCCCCCTGCTCGGCCGACTGCACCGCGAGCGCGGCGTCGTCACCTCGCTCTACGGGCGCCGGCTGATCAACCTCTCGGCGATCGACGTCGTCAAGGCGCACCGCTTCGGGCGGCACGCCGACGCGTTCCAGATCCCCATCGACCGGACCGTCGAGCTCGCCGAGGCGCTGCTCGAGGCCGGAACCCGCGGGCTCTCGGTCGACCTGGCCGCCCTGCTCGCCGACCACCGCGAGGCGCGTGTCGCCGAGCCGCAGCTGACGCTCGCCGAGTTCCTCGAGCGCGAGCTGCCCGCCCCGAGCGCCGACGAGCTCGTCGCGCAGACGGCCGGGCGGGATGTCGTGCTCTACGGCTTCGGACGCATCGGGCGCCTGGTGGCCCGCATCCTCATCAACCACGCCGGCAGCGGCGGCGGACCCCGCCTGCGCGCGATCGTCGTGCGCCGCGGCTCGGACGACGACCTCGTGAAGCGCGCCAGCCTGCTGCGCCGCGACAGCATCCACGGCCCCTTCGAGGGCACGATCTCGGTCGACCACGACGCGGAGACAATCCTCGCGAACGGCACGCTCATCCAGGTCATCTACGCCGACGACCCGCGCGAGGTCGACTACAGCGCCCACGGCATCTCGGATGCGATCCTCATCGACAACACGGGCCGCTGGCGCGACGAGGCGGGCCTGCGCCAGCACCTCGAGCGGCCCGGCATCGCCCGCGTGCTGCTGACCGCACCGGGCAAGGGCGACCTGCCGAACATCGTGCACGGGGTCAACAGCGACAGCATCGGGGAGGCGCAGATCGTGTCGGCCGCCTCGTGCACGACCAACGCGGTGACCCCGGTGCTCAAGGTGCTCGACGACGCCTTCGGCGTGGAGCGCGGGCACATCGAGACGATCCACTCGTTCACGAACGACCAGAACCTCATCGACAACTTCCACAAGGCCGATCGCCGCGGCCGCGCCGCCGGGCTCAACATGGTCATCACCGAGACCGGTGCCGCGAAGGCCGTCGCGAAGGCGCTGCCGAAGTTCGAGGGCAAGCTGACCGGCAACGCCATCCGCGTGCCCACGCCCGACGTGTCGATCGTGATCCTCAACCTCGAGCTGTCGCGCGAGGTGACTGCGGCCGAGATCAACGACCTGATCCGCGTCACCTCGGTGCGCTCGCCGCTGCGCCGTCAGGTCGGCTACGTCGAGAGCCCGGATGCGGTGTCGACCGACTTCCTGGGCGCGCGCCAAACCGGCATCGTCGACGGGCTCGCCACGGTCGCCGACGGCCGTCACATCGTCGTCTACGTCTGGTACGACAACGAGTTCGGCTACAGCCACCAGGTCGTGCGCATCGCCGAGCACCTCGCCGGGGCGCGCCCCGCGTCGGGGTCGTGGCGGGCGTACCCGATCGCGGCGCCGGTCGTCGCCGGGGCGACCGAGCGCCCGGCGTCCGCGCCGGAGCGCGTCGGCGACGACCTCGTCACGAGCGACGTGTAG
- a CDS encoding LysR family transcriptional regulator: MHDLETRELRYFVAVAEELNVTRAAERLGIAQPPLSRAIRQLEQRLEVQLIDRAPGGIRLTPAGEVLLREARAALQAVGAAALRTRRAGREAETGDRVLTLATKAGSSHELLQAILDANEAAGQTRIEVLLCEIGEQATLLREGEADVAIMHRPFDDLAGFETADLLTEPQVAIVPSSHPLAARSEVTREEVANVPGLPIARWPRLDGTYPEGDGPEVRSQTQLAQLVALGRTLLVIPRSSRAWQWPEHTAVPVVDAPHSTTLLAWPHGRGSADVDRLVATAERVAGLAVALG, encoded by the coding sequence GTGCACGATCTGGAGACCCGCGAGCTGCGCTACTTCGTCGCCGTGGCCGAGGAGCTGAATGTCACGCGCGCCGCCGAGCGACTCGGCATCGCGCAGCCGCCGCTGTCGCGGGCGATCCGCCAGCTCGAGCAGCGGCTCGAGGTGCAGCTGATCGACCGGGCTCCGGGCGGCATCCGCCTCACGCCGGCCGGCGAGGTGCTGCTGCGCGAGGCCCGAGCGGCACTGCAGGCCGTCGGAGCCGCGGCGCTGCGCACCCGGCGGGCCGGACGCGAGGCCGAGACCGGCGACCGCGTGCTGACCCTCGCGACCAAGGCGGGCTCGTCGCACGAGCTGCTGCAGGCGATCCTCGACGCGAACGAGGCCGCGGGGCAGACTCGCATCGAGGTGCTGCTCTGCGAGATCGGCGAGCAGGCGACGCTGCTGCGCGAGGGCGAGGCGGATGTCGCGATCATGCACCGGCCGTTCGACGACCTGGCCGGGTTCGAGACCGCCGACCTGCTGACCGAGCCGCAGGTCGCGATCGTGCCGAGCTCGCATCCGCTCGCCGCCCGCAGCGAGGTCACGCGCGAGGAGGTCGCGAACGTGCCCGGGCTGCCGATCGCCCGGTGGCCGCGGCTCGACGGCACCTACCCCGAGGGGGACGGCCCCGAGGTGCGCTCGCAGACGCAGCTCGCCCAGCTCGTCGCGCTCGGACGCACGCTGCTCGTCATCCCGCGCTCGAGCCGCGCGTGGCAGTGGCCCGAGCACACGGCCGTGCCGGTGGTGGATGCGCCGCACTCGACGACCCTGCTCGCCTGGCCGCACGGGCGCGGCTCGGCCGACGTCGACCGGCTGGTCGCGACGGCCGAGCGGGTCGCCGGGCTCGCGGTCGCGCTCGGCTGA
- a CDS encoding SDR family oxidoreductase, which produces MNDSTNPSPAASASSSPAADSPGATGASDASTADARVALVTGANKGIGFAIAEGLGHQGLRVIVGARDDAARDAAVARLRERGLDAEGVRLDVTDDQSVAAAAAEIEQRFGRLDVLVNNAGISGPFDPTTWQQDPTAVDLDQLRGVVDVNVYGVIRVTNAVLPLLRRAPHPRIVNASSSMGSLERRPGPIMALYSPTKTFLNSLTVQYAREFENTPIIVNAACPGLVATDFNGFAGDRTPEQGAATAVRLATLPDDGPRGGFFEDAGVVPW; this is translated from the coding sequence ATGAACGACAGCACGAACCCGTCCCCCGCAGCATCCGCGTCCAGCTCCCCCGCCGCTGACTCGCCCGGCGCCACCGGTGCATCCGACGCATCCACCGCCGACGCCCGCGTCGCCCTGGTCACCGGCGCCAACAAGGGCATCGGCTTCGCGATCGCCGAGGGTCTCGGCCACCAGGGGCTGCGCGTGATCGTCGGCGCCCGCGACGACGCGGCCCGCGACGCGGCGGTCGCCCGGCTGCGCGAGCGCGGGCTGGATGCCGAGGGCGTGCGCCTCGACGTGACCGACGACCAGAGCGTCGCCGCCGCGGCCGCCGAGATCGAGCAGCGCTTCGGCCGCCTCGACGTGCTCGTCAACAACGCCGGCATCTCGGGTCCCTTCGACCCGACGACCTGGCAGCAGGACCCGACCGCGGTCGACCTCGATCAGCTGCGCGGCGTCGTCGACGTCAACGTCTACGGCGTGATCCGCGTGACCAACGCGGTGCTGCCGCTGCTGCGGCGAGCGCCGCATCCGCGCATCGTCAACGCCTCGAGCAGCATGGGCTCGCTCGAGCGCCGCCCCGGCCCGATCATGGCGCTCTACTCGCCGACGAAGACGTTCCTCAACTCGCTCACGGTGCAGTACGCCCGAGAGTTCGAGAACACGCCCATCATCGTCAACGCCGCCTGCCCCGGACTCGTCGCGACCGACTTCAACGGTTTCGCCGGCGACCGCACGCCCGAGCAGGGCGCCGCGACCGCGGTCCGCCTGGCGACGCTGCCCGACGACGGCCCGCGCGGCGGCTTCTTCGAGGATGCGGGCGTCGTCCCCTGGTGA
- a CDS encoding fumarylacetoacetate hydrolase family protein, whose protein sequence is MTLFDVEPRTLPIAGDGPSATAERFPVRRVYCVGQNYADHAREMGSDPDRQAPFFFSKPADAVYAASEGIPAAEGFDGVEAGTAPYPPLTADFHFEAELVVAIGAVADAVTPESALDVVWGYTVGVDLTRRDVQGQAKTSGRPWDLAKGFDASGPVGELMSVERIGQHPVSGRIHLDVDGATRQDGDLDQLIWSVPELISRLSQEVVLRPGDLIFTGTPAGVGPLERGQGVRAEVAGVGALEFRVV, encoded by the coding sequence ATGACGCTCTTCGACGTGGAACCCCGCACCCTCCCGATCGCCGGTGACGGCCCCTCGGCCACAGCCGAGCGCTTCCCGGTGCGGCGCGTCTACTGCGTCGGGCAGAACTATGCCGACCACGCGCGCGAGATGGGCTCCGACCCCGACCGTCAGGCGCCGTTCTTCTTCAGCAAGCCCGCGGATGCCGTCTATGCAGCGAGCGAGGGCATCCCCGCCGCCGAGGGCTTCGACGGCGTCGAGGCGGGCACGGCGCCGTACCCGCCCCTGACCGCCGACTTCCACTTCGAGGCCGAGCTGGTCGTCGCGATCGGCGCCGTCGCGGATGCGGTCACGCCGGAGTCGGCGCTCGACGTCGTGTGGGGCTACACGGTCGGCGTCGACCTGACCCGTCGCGACGTGCAGGGCCAGGCGAAGACGAGCGGGCGGCCGTGGGATCTCGCGAAGGGCTTCGACGCGTCCGGTCCGGTCGGCGAGCTGATGTCGGTCGAGCGCATCGGGCAGCACCCGGTGAGCGGACGCATCCACCTCGACGTCGACGGCGCGACCCGCCAGGACGGCGACCTCGACCAGCTCATCTGGAGCGTGCCCGAGCTCATCTCCCGCCTCTCGCAGGAGGTCGTGCTGCGCCCCGGCGACCTGATCTTCACGGGCACCCCGGCCGGCGTCGGCCCGCTTGAGCGCGGTCAGGGCGTGCGGGCCGAGGTCGCCGGCGTCGGGGCGCTCGAGTTCCGCGTGGTCTGA
- a CDS encoding transcription initiation protein: protein MTHYLISFPGSAMQIAEEDFPTVVEESHAAVAAAREAGVLVFAGGLDEASLLVRVAADGSEQLGAYPQTGSLAGGFTVIDVPTREDAVAWAARIAAACRCDQELRVFADGSAT from the coding sequence ATGACGCACTACCTGATCTCGTTCCCCGGCTCGGCGATGCAGATCGCCGAGGAGGACTTCCCGACCGTGGTCGAGGAGTCGCATGCCGCGGTCGCCGCGGCGCGGGAGGCGGGTGTGCTCGTCTTCGCCGGCGGGCTGGATGAGGCGTCGCTGCTCGTGCGCGTCGCCGCCGACGGCAGCGAGCAGCTGGGCGCCTACCCGCAGACCGGATCCCTCGCCGGCGGGTTCACGGTGATCGACGTGCCGACCCGAGAGGATGCGGTGGCCTGGGCCGCGCGCATCGCCGCCGCCTGCCGCTGCGACCAGGAGCTGCGCGTCTTCGCCGACGGCTCCGCGACCTGA